The Ruminococcus bovis genome includes a region encoding these proteins:
- a CDS encoding phosphatidylserine decarboxylase: protein MDTNKTIDLNNLKQDKSLTFLYKNIFGRIILKVITLPFVSAIVGKYMSSSLSKGRIEKFITQNNINMDEYEKADYKSFNDFFTRKIKAEKRPFPTDRSLFFSPCDGKLSAYKIKDNTVLPIKGSYYTINHLLCNSRLAKKYKEGYCLVFRLAVDDYHRYAFVDDGIQEKSVKIKGILHTVQPIALNKYPVFVQNSREYAMMHTENFGDIVQVEVGALMVGKIKNHISSGKIERCKEKGMFLFGGSTIILLCDKDAVEIDETFFTNTDNNKETIVKMGQVLGKKR, encoded by the coding sequence ATGGACACTAATAAAACAATTGATTTAAACAATTTAAAACAAGACAAGTCGTTAACATTCCTTTACAAAAACATTTTCGGCAGAATAATCTTAAAGGTGATTACTCTACCTTTTGTTTCAGCAATTGTGGGAAAGTATATGAGTAGTTCCTTGTCAAAGGGTAGAATTGAGAAATTCATAACCCAAAACAATATTAATATGGATGAATATGAAAAGGCTGACTACAAATCCTTTAATGACTTTTTCACAAGAAAAATTAAGGCAGAGAAAAGACCTTTTCCAACTGACAGAAGCTTATTTTTCTCACCATGTGACGGTAAGTTAAGTGCATATAAAATTAAAGACAACACTGTATTGCCGATTAAGGGTAGCTATTATACAATTAATCATCTGCTATGTAATAGCAGACTTGCAAAAAAATACAAGGAAGGCTACTGCCTAGTGTTTAGACTTGCAGTTGATGACTACCACAGATATGCATTTGTTGATGATGGCATACAAGAAAAGTCTGTTAAAATCAAAGGAATACTACACACAGTTCAGCCTATTGCACTAAATAAGTATCCTGTATTTGTGCAAAATAGCAGAGAATATGCAATGATGCACACAGAAAACTTTGGTGACATAGTTCAAGTTGAAGTAGGTGCATTGATGGTTGGCAAAATCAAGAACCACATTTCTTCCGGTAAAATTGAAAGATGTAAAGAAAAGGGTATGTTCCTTTTTGGTGGTTCAACAATCATTTTGTTATGCGACAAAGATGCAGTTGAGATTGATGAAACTTTCTTTACAAACACAGATAACAACAAAGAAACCATTGTAAAAATGGGACAGGTGCTAGGTAAGAAAAGATGA
- a CDS encoding lysylphosphatidylglycerol synthase transmembrane domain-containing protein, translating to MEQNKKIEKEDQGAFSIKKQIIYIIVFVALIALTFYAIVSQNENLTLEGFLNYTFSLKIGWLIAAVMCVFMFILLEGLSIRYIAAKLGYKRGYYQSFIYSAADIYFSAITPSASGGQPASAFFMVKDKIPMSVTTITLILNVMQYTASLSVIAAACFILRPEYFFIFDSWSKLLIILGIVFQLLLTVFFALLIFFPNIIKKSCEGVINLLFRIHLLRKRRRKLNKLYQMMDEYQECAKIIKESPAMIGVAFLLNLLQRVSVVAVTYCVYMGSGQTGHSFIDIMTVQGYVLIGSNSLPVPGAVGIADYLFFDGFRNIFADPANGEILSRGLSFYVCIIVCGGLTLAHHARFIIKSKRKKGA from the coding sequence ATGGAACAAAACAAAAAAATTGAAAAAGAAGATCAGGGTGCTTTTAGCATAAAAAAACAGATAATATACATTATTGTTTTTGTAGCACTAATTGCACTGACTTTCTATGCTATTGTTAGCCAAAATGAAAATTTAACATTAGAAGGTTTTTTGAATTACACTTTCAGCCTAAAGATTGGTTGGCTGATTGCAGCAGTAATGTGTGTATTTATGTTTATTCTGCTTGAAGGTTTAAGCATTAGATACATAGCAGCAAAGTTGGGATATAAACGAGGGTATTACCAAAGTTTTATTTACTCGGCAGCCGATATTTACTTCTCAGCAATTACACCATCAGCTTCCGGTGGACAACCTGCCTCAGCTTTCTTTATGGTAAAGGACAAAATTCCAATGTCAGTTACCACCATTACTTTGATACTTAATGTTATGCAATATACTGCCTCATTGTCGGTAATTGCAGCAGCTTGTTTTATTTTGAGACCGGAATATTTCTTTATCTTTGATTCTTGGTCAAAGCTATTGATTATTTTAGGTATTGTTTTTCAGCTACTGTTGACAGTATTTTTTGCTTTACTTATTTTCTTCCCAAATATTATCAAAAAGAGTTGTGAGGGTGTTATTAATTTACTTTTCAGAATTCACCTTTTGAGAAAGAGAAGAAGAAAGCTAAACAAGCTATATCAGATGATGGACGAATATCAGGAATGTGCAAAAATCATTAAGGAAAGTCCTGCAATGATTGGTGTTGCATTTTTGCTAAACCTACTTCAGAGAGTTTCTGTTGTGGCAGTTACATACTGCGTATATATGGGTAGTGGACAAACCGGTCACTCATTTATTGATATTATGACAGTTCAAGGATATGTGCTTATCGGTAGTAACAGTTTACCTGTTCCCGGTGCTGTGGGTATTGCCGACTACTTATTCTTTGATGGATTCAGAAACATTTTTGCAGACCCTGCAAATGGGGAAATTCTAAGCAGAGGACTTTCATTCTATGTTTGCATTATAGTCTGTGGTGGACTTACTCTTGCTCATCACGCAAGATTTATTATTAAGAGTAAAAGGAAAAAGGGTGCTTAA
- the nifJ gene encoding pyruvate:ferredoxin (flavodoxin) oxidoreductase gives MARKMKTMDGNSAAAHVSYAFTDVAAIYPITPSSVMADETDKYATVGRKNLFGREVQVTEMQSEGGAAGAVHGSLTAGALTTTYTASQGLLLMIPNMYKIAGELLPSVIHVSARALTSHALSIFGDHSDIYACRQTGYAMLCSNNPQEVMDLAAVAHLAAIKGRVPFLHFFDGFRTSHEIQKIEYWDYEDLGDMLDWDAVEAFRKRSLNPEHPHIRGTAQNDDIFFQAREACNKYYDAIPEVVVEYMNKVNTKLGTDYKPFNYYGAEDAEHVIVAMGSVCDATEEVVDYLNAAGEKVGLLKVHLYRPFVADYMLSELPKTVKTLSVLDRTKEPGSIGEPLYLDVLAAINASEFANVSVYTGRYGLGSKDTTPGDIVAVYRNAESATPKKRFTIGIVDDVTNLSLPIVENPDTTPAGTTSCKFWGLGADGTVGANKNSIKIIGDHTDMYAQGYFAYDSKKSGGLTVSHLRFGHKPIKSTYYISKADFVACHNPSYVDKYEIVEDLKEGGSFLLNCPWSGEELDHRLPAKMKKQLADKHINFYTIDGIKLGKEIGLGTRINTILQSAFFKIADIIPAEDAKQYLKDAATKSYSKKGQAIVDMNHKAIDMGMENFVKVEVPAEWSNCVDDSVEHVVTEGREEVVKYVNGILNPVNAYKGNKLPVSSFMDYVDGEAPQGSAAYEKRGIAVDVPEWNPTACVQCNICSMVCPHAVIRPIAMTEEELANAPKQTKSADMKPANGMKFVMAISTLDCTGCGACVQSCLGNKKPDNKALVMKSIDSQRPMQEVFDYAIKTSDKPEIATDKTVKSAQFKQPLLEFSGACAGCGETPYAKLATQLFGDRMFIANATGCSSIWGGSAPATPYTVNKKGFGPAWHNSLFEDNAEFGFGMTLGQKAIKDRLVGYVDKINELTADEALKEAISEYKATLTDSGKSRVATDALIAALEATSAEGELKETIDKTLAEKDSLSKKSMWIFGGDGWAYDIGFGGLDHVIASGKNVNIVVFDTEVYSNTGGQASKASPIGAIAQFAAGGKTTKKKDLAAIAMSYGYVYTAQVAMGANYAQCLKAFKEAESYNGPSLIICYAPCINHGIKGGMGIAQLEEKKAVDAGYWNIFRYDPRLAHEGKNPFMLDCKAPTIPYKDFIMGEVRYNALQRSNPEKAEKLFTEAEEIAAKKFEHLEYLAEPKEDK, from the coding sequence ATGGCAAGAAAAATGAAAACCATGGATGGTAATAGTGCAGCAGCTCATGTTTCCTATGCTTTTACTGATGTTGCAGCTATCTATCCAATCACACCATCTTCTGTAATGGCTGATGAAACAGATAAGTATGCTACTGTTGGCAGAAAAAATCTATTCGGCAGAGAAGTTCAAGTTACAGAAATGCAAAGTGAAGGTGGTGCTGCAGGCGCAGTTCACGGTTCACTTACTGCCGGTGCTTTAACTACAACATATACAGCTTCACAGGGTCTACTACTTATGATTCCTAATATGTACAAGATTGCCGGTGAACTTTTACCATCAGTTATCCATGTATCAGCTCGTGCATTAACAAGTCACGCACTATCAATCTTTGGTGACCACTCTGATATTTATGCTTGTCGTCAGACAGGTTACGCAATGCTATGTTCTAACAACCCACAGGAAGTTATGGATTTAGCAGCAGTTGCTCACCTAGCAGCTATTAAGGGCAGAGTTCCTTTCCTACATTTCTTTGATGGTTTCCGTACATCTCACGAAATTCAGAAGATTGAATATTGGGATTATGAAGACCTAGGCGATATGCTAGACTGGGATGCTGTTGAAGCATTTAGAAAGCGTTCTCTAAATCCTGAACATCCACATATTCGTGGTACTGCTCAGAACGATGATATTTTCTTCCAGGCTAGAGAAGCTTGTAACAAATATTATGACGCTATTCCTGAAGTAGTTGTTGAATATATGAACAAGGTTAACACTAAGCTTGGTACTGACTATAAGCCATTTAACTACTATGGTGCTGAAGATGCAGAACATGTTATTGTTGCTATGGGTTCTGTTTGTGATGCAACTGAAGAAGTTGTTGATTACCTAAATGCAGCAGGTGAAAAGGTTGGCCTATTAAAGGTTCATCTATACAGACCATTTGTAGCTGACTATATGCTATCAGAACTACCAAAGACAGTTAAGACTCTTTCTGTTCTTGACAGAACTAAGGAACCTGGTTCAATCGGTGAACCTCTATACCTAGATGTTCTTGCTGCTATTAATGCATCAGAATTTGCTAATGTTTCTGTTTATACAGGTCGTTACGGTCTAGGTTCTAAGGATACAACACCAGGTGACATTGTTGCTGTTTACAGAAATGCTGAATCAGCTACACCTAAGAAGAGATTTACAATCGGCATCGTTGATGATGTTACAAACCTATCACTACCTATCGTTGAAAACCCTGACACAACTCCTGCAGGTACAACTTCTTGTAAGTTCTGGGGTCTTGGTGCTGACGGTACTGTAGGTGCTAATAAAAACTCAATCAAGATTATCGGTGACCATACTGATATGTACGCTCAAGGTTACTTTGCATATGACTCAAAGAAATCCGGTGGCTTAACAGTATCTCACTTAAGATTTGGTCATAAGCCAATCAAATCTACTTACTATATTTCAAAGGCTGACTTTGTTGCTTGTCACAACCCTTCATATGTTGACAAGTACGAAATTGTTGAAGACCTAAAAGAAGGTGGCTCATTCCTACTTAACTGTCCATGGTCCGGTGAAGAACTTGACCACAGACTACCTGCAAAGATGAAGAAGCAGTTAGCTGATAAGCACATTAACTTCTACACAATTGACGGTATTAAGCTAGGTAAGGAAATCGGTCTAGGTACAAGAATTAACACAATTCTACAGTCTGCTTTCTTCAAGATTGCTGACATTATCCCTGCTGAAGATGCAAAACAGTATCTAAAGGATGCTGCTACTAAGTCTTATAGCAAGAAGGGTCAGGCAATTGTTGATATGAACCATAAGGCTATTGATATGGGTATGGAAAACTTTGTAAAGGTTGAAGTACCTGCTGAATGGTCAAATTGTGTTGACGATTCTGTTGAACATGTTGTAACAGAAGGCAGAGAAGAAGTTGTTAAGTATGTAAACGGTATCCTAAACCCTGTAAATGCTTACAAGGGTAACAAGCTACCTGTTTCATCATTTATGGATTATGTAGACGGTGAAGCTCCTCAGGGTTCTGCTGCATATGAAAAGAGAGGCATTGCAGTTGATGTTCCTGAATGGAACCCAACAGCTTGTGTACAGTGTAATATCTGTTCAATGGTTTGTCCTCATGCAGTTATCCGTCCAATCGCTATGACAGAAGAAGAATTAGCAAATGCTCCAAAGCAGACAAAGTCTGCTGATATGAAGCCTGCTAACGGTATGAAGTTTGTTATGGCTATTTCAACACTTGACTGTACAGGTTGTGGTGCTTGTGTTCAGTCTTGTCTAGGTAACAAGAAACCTGACAACAAGGCTCTTGTAATGAAGTCTATTGACTCACAGAGACCTATGCAGGAAGTATTTGATTATGCTATCAAGACTTCCGATAAGCCTGAAATTGCTACTGATAAGACAGTTAAGAGTGCTCAGTTCAAACAGCCACTACTTGAATTCTCAGGTGCTTGTGCAGGTTGTGGTGAAACTCCTTATGCTAAGCTAGCTACTCAGCTATTCGGTGACAGAATGTTCATCGCTAATGCAACAGGTTGTTCTTCAATCTGGGGTGGTTCTGCTCCTGCAACTCCATATACAGTTAACAAGAAGGGATTTGGTCCGGCATGGCACAACTCTCTATTTGAAGATAACGCAGAATTTGGTTTTGGTATGACATTAGGTCAGAAGGCTATCAAGGATAGACTTGTTGGTTATGTTGACAAGATTAATGAACTAACTGCTGATGAAGCTCTAAAGGAAGCTATCAGCGAATACAAGGCTACACTTACTGACTCAGGTAAGTCAAGAGTTGCTACAGATGCTCTTATCGCTGCTCTTGAAGCTACTTCAGCTGAGGGTGAACTAAAGGAAACTATCGACAAGACTCTTGCAGAAAAAGATTCTCTATCAAAGAAATCTATGTGGATCTTCGGTGGTGACGGTTGGGCTTACGATATCGGTTTCGGTGGTCTTGACCATGTTATCGCATCAGGCAAGAATGTAAACATTGTTGTATTTGATACAGAAGTTTACTCTAACACAGGTGGTCAGGCATCTAAGGCATCTCCAATTGGTGCTATTGCTCAGTTTGCTGCCGGTGGTAAGACAACTAAGAAGAAAGACCTTGCTGCTATTGCAATGAGCTACGGTTATGTATATACTGCTCAGGTAGCTATGGGTGCTAACTATGCTCAGTGTCTAAAGGCATTTAAGGAAGCTGAATCTTACAACGGTCCATCACTAATCATCTGCTATGCTCCATGTATCAACCATGGTATTAAGGGTGGTATGGGTATTGCTCAGCTAGAAGAAAAGAAGGCTGTTGACGCAGGTTATTGGAATATCTTTAGATATGACCCAAGACTAGCTCACGAAGGCAAGAATCCATTTATGCTTGACTGTAAAGCTCCTACAATTCCTTATAAGGACTTTATTATGGGCGAAGTTCGTTACAACGCTCTACAGAGAAGTAATCCGGAAAAGGCTGAAAAGCTATTTACAGAAGCTGAAGAAATTGCAGCTAAGAAGTTTGAACACCTAGAATATCTTGCTGAACCAAAGGAAGATAAGTAA
- a CDS encoding CDP-alcohol phosphatidyltransferase family protein codes for MLGFYNYTVILTYLSLCSAVTGIFVGVSGTGHPFIATTCLMVCGFLDAFDGIVARSKKDRTEQEKKFGIQIDSLVDLVAFGVLPCAIGYSCYTSHYLNSFKLSDKWHFMKPLANCKITIFFIVFSLFVLAALIRLAYFNVMEEERQNKTDEKRKYYLGLPVTSSCLIFPTIMLIQYIIGKGFDISPFYVVAMLIVAFLYVSKIKIKKPGLKVIMIMVAIGAVEFGLLLFFRFMYGH; via the coding sequence ATGCTAGGTTTTTATAATTACACTGTTATTCTTACATACCTTTCATTATGTTCAGCAGTAACAGGTATCTTTGTAGGGGTATCAGGAACAGGTCATCCGTTTATCGCTACAACTTGCCTTATGGTTTGTGGCTTTCTTGATGCATTTGACGGTATTGTTGCTCGTTCAAAGAAGGACAGAACAGAACAAGAAAAGAAGTTTGGTATTCAGATTGACTCATTAGTTGACCTTGTAGCCTTTGGTGTGTTGCCTTGTGCTATCGGTTATTCTTGTTACACAAGTCACTACTTAAATTCATTTAAGCTAAGTGATAAGTGGCACTTTATGAAACCACTTGCTAACTGCAAAATTACAATTTTCTTTATTGTATTTTCACTATTTGTTTTAGCAGCACTTATCAGATTGGCATACTTTAATGTTATGGAAGAAGAAAGACAGAACAAAACTGATGAAAAGCGTAAGTATTATCTTGGCTTACCTGTTACATCATCTTGCTTAATTTTCCCAACAATTATGCTTATTCAGTATATTATTGGCAAAGGCTTTGACATTTCACCGTTTTATGTAGTTGCAATGCTAATTGTAGCATTCCTATATGTTAGCAAAATTAAAATCAAAAAACCGGGACTAAAGGTTATTATGATTATGGTTGCTATTGGTGCAGTTGAATTTGGACTTTTACTATTCTTTAGGTTTATGTATGGACACTAA